One window of Lytechinus variegatus isolate NC3 chromosome 2, Lvar_3.0, whole genome shotgun sequence genomic DNA carries:
- the LOC121406998 gene encoding RING finger and SPRY domain-containing protein 1-like, whose translation MIVSAWYSYLVLRETLVRKWPVVYRFLRYCINTMGNSCISKDHRRRTLEHGGTTDGGNGSSSGGGGGGGGHYSDYPSSHSTPTNHNSDQSGQSLNENRQVRAQVTPLYMLASRDMAAAQPSFTSDISHVHSSDDEEMEHVNQLMLRTLQVIRTLVDNEQEPPYAMLRLHEIAETESGWSKVVQAMIRVIPMDDPLGPAVITLLIDECPLPTMETVKRLYRALGISAHLAEEAKLKPQRHRNIAAVLGCIAEKLAGPNSVSLLVPEIIEYLLSLLVGNVHPQITLYALIALEKFSQTSENKLTIKKAGIAEKLVPLVQWAESSDLDHRQVGFCARWCLDNVFFVPGRSLTYEIINLEGLNAMLNDNDVSEYLKISPNGLEARSDVLSFESVRCTFCVDEGVWYYEVRVITNGVMQIGWATKNSKFLNHEGFGIGDDEFSFSYDGCRQLYWYNAKSRTHRHPPWKSGDVVGFLLDLDKKYMAFSLNGNILPPECEVFKSAQTGFFAAASFMSFQQCEFNFGMTPFKYPPAGPFKTFNEYAKLTPEEKQILPRHKKMELIHQMSISDSACSLCFDKEATVTFKPCGHGGFCPSCAIQLEQCPLCRTTIVQRLCNDDSTIGVEPGSSSNPNNNAAASLETEDS comes from the exons ATGATTGTCTCCGCTTGGTACTCCTATCTTGTGTTGCGAGAGACGCTTGTACGGAAGTGGCCGGTGGTTTACCGTTTTCTCAGGTATTGCATCAATACCATGGGAAACTCATGTATCAGTAAGGACCACAGACGAAGAACTCTGGAGCATGGAGGCACCACGGATGGGGGAAATGGCAGCAGtagtggtggaggtggtggtggtggtggacaTTATTCTGATTATCCCTCCTCACATAGCACACCAACAAATCACAACTCAGATCAGTCAGGACAGTCCCTGAATGAGAACAGACAGGTTCGAGCTCAGGTCACCCCTTTGTACATGCTGGCTTCCAGGGACATGGCTGCCGCTCAACCTAGCTTTACCTCAGACATTTCGCATGTGCACAGTAGTGATGATGAGGAAATGGAGCATGTGAATCAACTCATGCTTAGGACGTTGCAAGTCATTAGAACTCTTGTGGATAA TGAACAAGAGCCACCATATGCCATGCTGAGATTACATGAAATAGCTGAAACTG aAAGTGGATGGTCGAAGGTTGTCCAAGCAATGATTAGAGTGATCCCCATGGATGACCCCCTTGGACCTGCTGTAATCACCCTTCTTATAGATGAATGCCCTCTTCCAACCATG GAAACAGTTAAGAGATTATACAGAGCCCTTGGAATATCCGCCCATCTAGCAGAGGAGGCAAAGTTAAAACCTCAGCGACATCGGAACATAGCAGCCGTCCTGGGCTGCATTGCTGAGAAACTAGCTGGTCCAAATAGTGTGTCCCTTCTTGTGCCAGAAATCATTGAGTACTTGCTTAGTTTACTG GTTGGCAATGTACATCCACAAATAACATTGTATGCCCTAATTGCCCTAGAGAAGTTTTCACAAACGA gtgaaaatAAGCTTACCATCAAGAAGGCTGGTATTGCTGAGAAGCTCGTACCCCTTGTTCAGTGGGCTGAGAGTTCAGATCTAGACCACAGACAAGTTGGATTCTGTGCAAGATGGTGCCTTGATAATGTCT TCTTTGTACCAGGAAGATCACTGACCTATGAAATAATCAATCTTGAGGGACTCAATGCAATGCTGAATGACAATGATGTCAGCGAGTACTTGAAAATATCTCCTAATGGCCTCGAG GCAAGGAGCGATGTTTTATCATTTGAGAGTGTCCGTTGTACATTTTGTGTTGATGAAGGTGTCTGGTATTACGAGGTTAGAGTCATTACCAATGGTGTCATGCAGATAGGTTGGGCAACTAAAAACAGTAAATTTCTCAATCAC GAAGGATTTGGTATAGGTGATGATGAGTTCTCTTTCTCTTATGATGGATGCAGGCAGCTCTATTGGTATAATGCTAAGAGCAGAACGCATAGACATCCACCTTGGAAATCAG GTGATGTTGTAGGTTTTCTATTAGACCTTGATAAGAAGTACATGGCTTTCTCACTCAATGGCAACATCCTTCCTCCTGAATGTGAAGTTTTCAAATCAGCTCA gaCAGGGTTTTTTGCTGCCGCTAGTTTCATGTCCTTCCAACAATGTGAGTTCAACTTTGGGATGACCCCCTTCAAGTATCCTCCAGCTGGTCCATTTAAAACATTCAATGAATATGCCAAGCTCACTCCTGAAGAAAAACAGATACTTCCAAG GCATAAAAAGATGGAGTTAATTCACCAAATGAGTATCAGTGATTCTGCGTGCAGCTTGTGCTTTGACAAAGAGGCAACTGTAACATTCAAACCATGTGGACACGG TGGCTTCTGCCCATCCTGTGCAATACAGCTAGAACAGTGCCCGCTGTGTCGTACTACCATAGTGCAACGCCTCTGCAATGATGATTCCACGATAGGCGTGGAACCGGGCTCTTCCAGCAACCCAAACAACAATGCAGCAGCATCCTTAGAGACAGAGGATTCATGA